One part of the Tenacibaculum sp. 190130A14a genome encodes these proteins:
- a CDS encoding M16 family metallopeptidase, which produces MKRINQILSVVLIGALLFTSCKQTNQTAAKIKTEQHTDATGFKYETVTNDPTGLRLYTLENGLKVYLSKNTDEPKIQTYIAVRAGSNYDPKESTGLAHYLEHMLFKGTHKFGTVDWEKEKEYLNKISKLYEEHRTETDAEKKKAIYKEIDKVSLEASNYSVANEYDKMTASLGAEETNAHTSFEETIYYNKIPANELNKWLDLESERFSTLVLRLFHTELEAVFEEFNRGQDNDGWKVYFASLDGLFPKHPYGQQSTIGTGEHLKNPSMVDIHNYFDKYYVPNNMAIVLVGDLEFDSTIKKINETFGKFEKKELVHPTLPKEEPLTKPVIKEVFGPTSESISIAYRSKGVKTDEEKLVTLCDMIMANGNAGLIDLNLNQKQVVQRASCYPSFNNDYGYHTFTGRPKSGQSLDEVKDLLLEQIEKLKKGEFEEWMIEAVVNDLKLSQTRQYENNTALASAYYNAFIHNENWEDKVKFLDDLKNISKKELVDFANNFYKDNYVVTYKRKGEDKNIVKVQNPGITPVKLNRDKSSDYLKEFNKVKSEALQPKFVDYKTAIKETKTANDINVSYVLNENNDLFDLNIIFDMGKDNDKKLSLAAGYLEYLGTVKYTAEEIKKEFYKLGVDYYVSAQNDKTYVGLRGLKENLPKGLELLEHLWDNAKADQGAYDKYVEKIYKGRLDGKTQKGNILWSGLYSYGKYGEDSRLRDIMQIDELKEINPEDLVNVIKGMKNYKQRIFYYGKDIDAAVAALNDHHKIYGELKEYPEAKKYTETETGGNVFYTDYDMVQTEMIFLAKGEPFKAENLAASTLFNTYFGSGLSSIVFQEIRESKSLAYSAFASYSNASKKEDPNYVLAYVGTQANKLSQAVDAMMDLMNNMPEAEKQFNAAKNATLKKLAAQRITKSSIFWSYERLKKLGIDNDNREQMYNTIKNMTMEDLKSFFDKNVKGESYNVMVIGNKKDLDVKSLQKLGKIKELDVDYLFNYVNEKKIKS; this is translated from the coding sequence ATGAAAAGAATTAACCAAATTCTTAGTGTTGTTTTGATTGGAGCACTTTTGTTTACTAGTTGTAAACAAACTAATCAAACAGCAGCAAAAATTAAAACTGAACAGCATACCGATGCTACCGGTTTTAAATATGAAACTGTAACTAACGATCCAACAGGACTGCGTTTGTATACCTTAGAAAATGGATTAAAGGTTTACTTGAGTAAAAACACTGATGAACCTAAAATTCAAACCTATATTGCTGTAAGAGCAGGTTCTAATTATGACCCAAAAGAATCTACTGGATTAGCGCATTATTTAGAGCATATGCTATTCAAAGGAACGCATAAATTTGGAACCGTTGATTGGGAAAAAGAAAAAGAGTATTTGAATAAAATATCTAAGCTTTATGAAGAGCATAGAACAGAAACAGATGCAGAAAAGAAAAAAGCTATTTATAAAGAAATTGATAAGGTTTCTTTAGAAGCTTCTAATTATTCTGTAGCAAATGAGTATGATAAAATGACGGCATCTTTAGGTGCCGAAGAAACTAATGCACATACTTCATTTGAAGAAACTATTTATTACAATAAAATACCAGCAAATGAATTGAATAAATGGTTGGATTTAGAATCTGAGCGTTTTAGTACTTTAGTGTTACGTTTGTTTCACACAGAATTAGAAGCAGTTTTTGAAGAATTTAACAGAGGACAAGATAATGATGGTTGGAAGGTTTATTTTGCTTCATTAGATGGTTTATTTCCAAAGCACCCATATGGTCAACAATCTACGATTGGTACTGGAGAACACTTGAAAAATCCTTCAATGGTTGATATCCACAATTATTTCGATAAATATTATGTTCCAAATAATATGGCAATTGTATTGGTAGGTGACTTAGAGTTTGATAGTACTATTAAAAAGATAAATGAAACGTTTGGAAAGTTTGAGAAAAAAGAATTAGTACATCCAACTTTACCTAAAGAAGAGCCATTAACTAAACCAGTAATAAAAGAAGTTTTTGGTCCTACTTCTGAATCTATTTCTATTGCGTATAGATCAAAAGGGGTAAAGACTGATGAAGAAAAATTAGTTACACTTTGCGATATGATTATGGCAAATGGAAATGCTGGTTTGATAGATTTAAACTTAAATCAAAAACAAGTAGTACAACGTGCGAGTTGTTATCCTAGTTTTAATAATGACTATGGTTACCATACTTTTACCGGTAGACCAAAATCTGGGCAATCATTAGATGAAGTAAAAGACTTATTATTAGAGCAAATTGAAAAATTAAAGAAAGGAGAGTTTGAAGAATGGATGATAGAAGCTGTTGTTAATGATTTAAAATTGAGTCAAACTCGTCAATATGAAAACAATACCGCTTTAGCAAGTGCATACTATAACGCTTTTATTCATAATGAAAATTGGGAGGATAAAGTTAAATTCTTAGATGATTTAAAGAATATTTCTAAAAAAGAATTGGTTGATTTTGCAAACAATTTTTATAAAGATAATTATGTAGTTACTTACAAACGTAAAGGAGAAGATAAGAATATTGTTAAAGTTCAGAACCCTGGTATTACCCCTGTTAAATTAAATAGAGATAAGAGTTCTGATTATTTAAAAGAGTTTAACAAAGTAAAATCAGAAGCTTTGCAACCTAAGTTTGTTGATTATAAGACTGCAATAAAAGAAACTAAAACAGCAAACGATATTAATGTTTCTTATGTATTAAATGAAAATAATGATTTGTTTGACTTAAATATCATCTTTGATATGGGGAAAGACAATGATAAAAAGTTAAGTTTAGCTGCAGGTTATTTAGAGTATTTAGGAACAGTGAAATATACAGCTGAAGAAATCAAAAAAGAGTTTTATAAATTAGGAGTAGACTATTATGTAAGTGCTCAAAATGACAAAACCTATGTTGGTTTAAGAGGATTAAAAGAGAATTTACCTAAAGGACTCGAATTATTAGAGCATTTATGGGATAATGCAAAAGCTGATCAAGGTGCATATGATAAATATGTTGAAAAGATTTACAAAGGTCGTTTAGATGGAAAAACTCAAAAAGGTAATATTCTTTGGAGTGGATTATATAGCTACGGAAAATATGGAGAAGATTCTCGTTTAAGAGATATTATGCAAATTGATGAGTTAAAAGAAATTAACCCAGAAGATTTAGTAAATGTCATTAAGGGAATGAAAAACTATAAACAACGTATTTTCTATTATGGTAAAGATATTGATGCTGCAGTAGCTGCTTTAAATGATCATCATAAAATTTATGGAGAGTTAAAAGAGTATCCTGAAGCAAAGAAATATACAGAAACTGAAACTGGAGGGAATGTATTCTATACTGATTATGATATGGTTCAAACAGAAATGATCTTTTTAGCAAAAGGAGAGCCATTTAAAGCAGAGAACTTAGCAGCTTCAACGTTGTTTAATACTTATTTTGGTAGCGGATTATCATCAATTGTTTTCCAAGAAATTAGAGAAAGTAAATCTTTAGCTTATTCTGCATTTGCATCATATAGTAATGCAAGTAAAAAAGAGGATCCTAATTATGTATTGGCGTATGTTGGTACACAGGCAAATAAATTATCACAAGCAGTAGATGCGATGATGGATTTAATGAATAATATGCCTGAAGCTGAAAAGCAATTTAATGCAGCAAAAAATGCTACTTTGAAAAAATTAGCAGCACAAAGAATTACAAAATCTAGTATTTTCTGGTCATATGAGAGACTAAAGAAACTAGGTATTGATAATGATAATAGAGAGCAAATGTACAATACTATTAAAAATATGACTATGGAAGATTTAAAGTCATTCTTTGACAAAAATGTTAAAGGAGAGTCATATAACGTAATGGTAATTGGAAACAAGAAAGATTTAGACGTAAAATCATTACAAAAATTAGGTAAGATCAAAGAGTTAGATGTAGACTACTTATTTAATTATGTAAATGAAAAGAAGATAAAATCTTAA
- a CDS encoding UDP-3-O-(3-hydroxymyristoyl)glucosamine N-acyltransferase, protein MKFKEQQTLAQIASLLEVEFVGDKDFPITGINEIHVVEKGDIVFVDHPKYYDKALNSAATTVLINKKVDCPEGKSLLISDDPFRDFNKLTKHFNPFIASKSSIADSAIIGADTIVQPNVFIGENVMIGKNCLIHPNVTINNNCIIGDNVTIHANTVIGGDAFYYKNRPEGFDKLISGGRVVIENNVDLGASCTIDRGVTGDTTIGAGSKIDNQVHIGHDTMIGKKCLIAAQTGIAGCTVIEDEVTIWGQVGIISGLTIEKGTVLMAQTGVTKSLKKGIYFGTPQREYRQTLREVIYLKNVTNPDKK, encoded by the coding sequence ATGAAATTTAAAGAGCAACAAACATTAGCACAAATAGCTTCTCTATTGGAGGTAGAGTTTGTAGGAGATAAAGACTTTCCTATCACTGGAATTAATGAAATTCATGTGGTTGAAAAAGGAGATATTGTTTTTGTAGACCATCCTAAATATTACGATAAAGCCTTAAACTCTGCAGCAACAACTGTACTAATTAATAAAAAAGTTGATTGCCCTGAAGGAAAGTCATTACTTATTTCTGATGATCCTTTTCGTGATTTTAATAAATTAACAAAACACTTTAATCCTTTCATAGCTTCAAAAAGTAGTATAGCAGATTCTGCTATCATCGGAGCTGATACCATTGTACAACCCAATGTTTTTATTGGAGAGAATGTAATGATTGGTAAGAATTGTTTAATTCACCCAAACGTAACGATCAATAATAATTGTATAATTGGAGACAACGTTACCATACATGCCAATACAGTAATTGGAGGAGATGCTTTCTATTATAAAAATAGACCTGAAGGTTTTGATAAGTTGATTTCTGGTGGTAGAGTAGTGATTGAAAATAATGTTGATTTAGGAGCTTCGTGTACTATAGATAGAGGAGTTACAGGAGATACCACTATCGGAGCAGGATCTAAGATAGATAACCAAGTACATATCGGACATGATACCATGATCGGTAAAAAATGTTTGATCGCTGCTCAAACTGGTATTGCTGGTTGTACAGTCATTGAAGATGAAGTAACTATTTGGGGGCAAGTGGGAATTATCAGCGGATTAACTATAGAAAAAGGAACGGTATTGATGGCGCAAACAGGAGTGACGAAGTCTTTGAAAAAAGGAATTTACTTCGGTACACCACAGCGAGAATATCGTCAAACCTTGCGTGAAGTTATCTATTTAAAAAATGTAACAAATCCAGATAAAAAGTAA
- the sucD gene encoding succinate--CoA ligase subunit alpha: MSVLVNKDSKIIVQGFTGSEGTFHAGQMIDYGTNVVGGVTPGKGGQEHLGKPVFNTVAEAVEKAEADTSIIFVPPAFAADAIMESAEAGIKVIICITEGIPVADMTKVKAYIDAKEDCTLVGPNCPGVITPEEAKVGIMPGFIFKKGRVGIVSKSGTLTYEAADQVVKQGYGITTAIGIGGDPIIGTTTKEAVELLMNDEETDAIVMIGEIGGQLEAEAARWIKADGNRKPVVGFIAGQTAPAGRTMGHAGAIVGGADDTAQAKMKILAENGIHVVESPAKIGEMVAKVLA, from the coding sequence ATGAGTGTTTTAGTAAATAAAGATTCGAAAATTATTGTACAAGGTTTTACTGGTAGTGAAGGTACTTTTCACGCTGGTCAAATGATCGACTACGGAACCAATGTTGTTGGAGGTGTAACTCCAGGAAAAGGAGGACAAGAGCATTTAGGAAAGCCTGTATTTAATACAGTAGCTGAAGCTGTAGAAAAGGCAGAAGCTGATACTTCAATTATTTTTGTACCACCAGCATTTGCTGCTGACGCAATTATGGAATCTGCAGAAGCAGGAATCAAGGTAATCATTTGTATTACAGAAGGAATTCCTGTAGCTGACATGACTAAGGTAAAGGCTTATATTGATGCTAAAGAAGATTGTACTTTAGTAGGACCTAACTGTCCAGGAGTAATTACTCCAGAAGAAGCTAAAGTTGGTATTATGCCAGGGTTTATCTTCAAAAAGGGTAGAGTAGGTATTGTATCTAAATCAGGTACTTTAACTTATGAAGCAGCTGACCAAGTTGTAAAACAAGGTTACGGAATTACTACTGCTATTGGTATTGGTGGAGATCCAATTATTGGAACAACTACTAAAGAGGCTGTAGAATTATTAATGAATGATGAAGAGACAGATGCAATCGTAATGATTGGAGAAATCGGAGGTCAATTAGAAGCTGAAGCTGCTCGTTGGATTAAAGCTGATGGTAATCGTAAGCCAGTTGTTGGATTTATTGCAGGACAAACTGCACCAGCTGGTAGAACAATGGGACACGCAGGTGCTATTGTAGGTGGAGCTGATGATACTGCACAAGCAAAAATGAAAATTTTAGCTGAAAACGGAATTCATGTAGTTGAGTCTCCTGCTAAGATTGGAGAAATGGTAGCTAAGGTTTTAGCATAA
- the efp gene encoding elongation factor P: MATTSDIKKGLCIKYNHDIFKIIEFLHVKPGKGPAFVRTKLKSVTTGKVIDNTFSAGHKIEDVRVETHKFQYLYAEGDDLHFMNTDDYNQITLQRKVVDGSEFMKEGEVVTILINTEDSLPLSVEMPSHVILEVTHTEPGVKGNTATNATKPATVETGARVNVPLFINEGDKIKIDTEKGAYSERIKE; this comes from the coding sequence ATGGCAACAACATCAGATATTAAAAAAGGATTATGTATTAAGTACAATCACGATATTTTTAAAATTATTGAATTTTTACACGTGAAGCCTGGAAAAGGACCAGCTTTTGTAAGAACTAAATTAAAAAGTGTAACTACTGGAAAAGTTATAGATAATACATTCTCTGCTGGACATAAAATAGAAGATGTACGAGTAGAAACTCATAAGTTTCAGTATTTATATGCAGAAGGAGATGATTTACATTTCATGAATACAGATGATTATAACCAAATTACTTTACAGAGAAAAGTGGTTGACGGATCTGAGTTTATGAAAGAAGGAGAGGTTGTTACAATTTTAATCAATACAGAAGATAGTTTACCTTTATCTGTTGAAATGCCATCGCATGTAATTTTAGAGGTAACTCATACCGAGCCAGGAGTAAAAGGAAATACAGCAACCAACGCTACAAAGCCAGCAACTGTTGAAACTGGAGCAAGAGTAAATGTACCTTTATTTATTAATGAAGGAGATAAGATTAAAATAGATACTGAGAAAGGAGCATATTCTGAACGTATCAAAGAATAA
- the lpxA gene encoding acyl-ACP--UDP-N-acetylglucosamine O-acyltransferase, which produces MNQPLAYVHPQAKIARNVVIEPFTTIHANVEIGSGTWIGSNVTIMEGARIGKNCRIFPGAVISAIPQDLKYNDEDTTAEIGDNVTIRECVTINRGTSDRMKTIIGDNCLIMAYSHIAHDCRVGNNCIFSNNTTLAGHVNVGDNVVLAGMVAVHQFASVGNHAFVTGGSLVRKDVPPYVKAAREPLSYVGINSVGLRRRGFTTEKIREIQDIYRILFQKNYNNTQAIDIIEAEMQATSERDEIVQFIKDSHRGIMKGYFKSN; this is translated from the coding sequence ATGAATCAACCACTTGCATATGTTCATCCACAGGCTAAAATTGCTAGAAATGTAGTGATAGAACCTTTTACAACAATACATGCTAATGTAGAAATTGGTTCAGGAACGTGGATTGGTTCTAATGTAACTATCATGGAAGGTGCTAGAATAGGGAAAAACTGTAGGATATTTCCAGGAGCAGTTATTTCAGCTATTCCTCAAGACTTAAAATACAATGATGAAGATACCACGGCAGAAATCGGTGATAATGTAACAATTAGAGAGTGTGTTACAATAAATCGTGGTACTTCCGATAGAATGAAAACTATTATTGGCGACAACTGTTTAATCATGGCATATTCACACATAGCACATGATTGTAGAGTTGGAAATAATTGTATTTTTTCAAATAATACCACCTTAGCAGGTCATGTAAACGTAGGAGATAATGTAGTGTTGGCAGGTATGGTAGCGGTGCATCAATTTGCTTCTGTTGGTAATCATGCATTTGTTACAGGAGGATCTTTAGTACGTAAAGATGTACCTCCATATGTAAAGGCAGCTAGAGAGCCATTATCATATGTTGGAATCAATTCAGTTGGGTTGAGAAGAAGAGGATTCACAACAGAAAAAATTAGAGAAATACAGGATATTTATAGAATATTATTCCAAAAAAACTATAATAATACACAAGCAATTGATATTATAGAGGCAGAGATGCAAGCAACTTCAGAAAGAGATGAAATTGTTCAGTTTATCAAAGACTCTCATAGAGGAATAATGAAAGGATATTTTAAATCAAATTAA